In Paraburkholderia caribensis, a single window of DNA contains:
- a CDS encoding EAL domain-containing protein, translated as MPQRSLSTIAAPRIVDLIAQRDLSAVFQPIVDFDDGEILGYEGLIRGPAGSALEAPYALFAQAAAEGSVIELERAAAHTCIEAFAKLKYEGKLFLNFSAGAIRQLADNREDTFVMLRNMGVDAERIVIELTEQSAIPDVAGFLPAIAMLRVAGAQFALDDYGTANASMNLWVRLQPDVVKIDRFFIHDIASDPLKFEAVKAMQHFAAASGARLVAEGIENEADLIVVRDMGIACGQGYFFGKPHAHPPRKVSDDAREALRAGHIAVFPEATRAMSASPSGGMASAKMVVHAPALPRNATNNDVLELFNRLPNLHAVAVVEHNEPVALINRRAFMDRYALPYHRELFGKRPCLLFANASPVVIEKSMTVDDMAKLLASDDQRYLADGFVITEGGKYVGLGTGESLVRAVTEVRIEAARYANPLTFLPGNIPISSHITRLLSHEAAFYACYVDLNHFKPFNDQYGYWQGDEVLKFAAHVLAEVCDPTRDFLGHVGGDDFLILFQSEDWRERAERAIHVFNEGAQRFYAPGDRLAGGIRGEDRRGNPTFFGFVTMAIGCVLVQPQSREAVYSSEDIASVAALAKRRAKSAASGLVMIGFEESQMLLQGRTAVAID; from the coding sequence ATGCCTCAACGCTCGCTCTCCACCATCGCAGCGCCGCGCATCGTCGATCTGATTGCGCAGCGTGACCTGTCCGCCGTGTTCCAGCCGATCGTCGATTTCGACGACGGCGAGATTCTCGGCTACGAAGGGCTGATCCGCGGGCCGGCCGGCTCCGCGCTTGAAGCGCCGTACGCGCTGTTCGCGCAGGCGGCCGCCGAAGGCAGCGTGATCGAACTGGAACGCGCCGCCGCGCACACCTGCATCGAGGCATTCGCGAAGCTCAAGTACGAGGGCAAGCTGTTTCTGAATTTCAGCGCCGGCGCGATCCGTCAACTCGCCGACAACCGCGAAGACACCTTCGTCATGCTTCGGAACATGGGCGTCGATGCCGAACGCATCGTGATCGAACTGACCGAGCAGAGCGCGATTCCCGATGTCGCCGGTTTCCTGCCCGCCATCGCCATGTTGCGGGTGGCGGGCGCCCAGTTCGCACTCGACGACTACGGCACCGCCAACGCCAGCATGAATCTGTGGGTGCGCCTGCAGCCGGACGTCGTGAAGATCGACCGGTTCTTCATTCACGACATTGCCAGCGACCCGCTCAAGTTCGAAGCCGTCAAGGCGATGCAGCACTTCGCGGCCGCGAGCGGCGCGCGCCTGGTGGCCGAGGGCATCGAAAACGAGGCGGATCTGATCGTCGTGCGCGACATGGGGATCGCCTGCGGCCAAGGCTATTTCTTCGGCAAGCCGCATGCGCACCCGCCGCGCAAGGTCTCCGACGACGCGCGCGAAGCATTGCGCGCCGGCCATATCGCCGTGTTCCCCGAGGCGACGCGCGCGATGAGCGCGTCGCCGTCGGGCGGGATGGCATCGGCGAAGATGGTCGTGCATGCGCCCGCGCTGCCGCGCAACGCGACCAACAACGACGTGCTCGAACTCTTCAACCGTCTGCCGAACCTCCATGCCGTCGCCGTCGTCGAGCACAACGAGCCGGTCGCGCTGATCAACCGGCGCGCGTTCATGGACCGTTATGCGCTGCCCTACCACCGTGAACTGTTCGGCAAGCGGCCGTGCCTGCTGTTTGCAAATGCATCGCCCGTGGTCATCGAAAAATCGATGACGGTCGATGACATGGCCAAGCTGCTCGCCAGCGACGACCAGCGCTACCTCGCGGACGGCTTCGTCATCACCGAGGGCGGCAAGTACGTCGGCCTCGGCACGGGCGAAAGCCTCGTGCGAGCGGTGACCGAAGTGCGCATCGAGGCGGCGCGTTACGCGAATCCGCTGACTTTCCTGCCGGGCAACATTCCGATCAGTTCGCACATCACGCGGCTGCTGAGCCACGAAGCGGCCTTTTACGCCTGCTACGTCGACCTGAATCACTTCAAGCCGTTCAATGACCAATATGGCTACTGGCAAGGCGACGAAGTGCTGAAGTTCGCCGCGCACGTGCTCGCGGAAGTCTGCGATCCGACGCGCGATTTCCTCGGCCATGTCGGCGGCGACGATTTTCTGATCCTGTTCCAGAGCGAAGACTGGCGCGAGCGCGCAGAGCGCGCCATCCATGTGTTCAACGAAGGCGCGCAGCGCTTCTACGCGCCGGGCGACCGCCTGGCGGGCGGCATCCGTGGTGAGGACCGGCGCGGCAATCCGACGTTCTTCGGCTTCGTGACGATGGCGATCGGCTGCGTGCTGGTGCAGCCGCAATCGCGCGAAGCCGTATACAGCAGCGAAGACATTGCATCGGTTGCGGCGCTCGCGAAACGCCGCGCGAAGAGCGCAGCGTCTGGTCTCGTGATGATCGGGTTCGAAGAAAGTCAGATGTTGCTGCAAGGGCGCACGGCGGTGGCCATCGACTGA
- a CDS encoding bile acid:sodium symporter family protein: MARPKLLPDNFTLCLIGTVIFASLLPVHGHAATAFNWVTDFAVGLLFFLHGAKLSREAIIAGATHWRLHLVVLLSTFALFPVLGLVLKPLLSPLVTPALYAGILFLCTLPSTVQSSIAFTSIAKGNVPAAVCSASASSLLGIFITPALVSVIVTSQAASGTSPWHTVWNIVLQLLVPFVAGQLLRPMIGGWIDRNRGVLKFVDQGSILLVVYAAFSEAVNEGLWHQIPLVALGGLLVVCAVLLALALAVTMFVGKRLGFSRADQITIIFCGSKKSLAAGVPMAKVIFATHAVGAVVLPLMLFHQIQLMVCAALAQRWGARDVSAEKRAAQKSTTAAVARR, translated from the coding sequence ATGGCACGTCCGAAACTCCTGCCCGACAATTTCACGCTGTGCCTGATCGGCACGGTGATTTTCGCCAGCCTGCTGCCCGTGCACGGCCACGCGGCGACGGCGTTCAACTGGGTTACGGATTTCGCGGTCGGGCTGCTGTTCTTCCTGCACGGCGCCAAGCTCTCACGCGAAGCGATCATTGCCGGTGCCACGCACTGGCGGCTGCACCTCGTGGTGCTGCTAAGCACGTTCGCGCTGTTTCCTGTACTCGGGCTCGTACTCAAACCGCTTCTTTCGCCCCTCGTGACGCCTGCGCTCTACGCCGGCATCCTCTTCCTCTGTACGCTGCCGTCGACGGTTCAATCTTCGATCGCGTTCACGTCGATCGCGAAGGGCAATGTGCCCGCCGCCGTGTGCAGCGCGTCCGCCTCGAGCCTGCTCGGCATCTTCATCACGCCCGCGCTCGTCAGCGTGATCGTCACGAGCCAGGCCGCGAGCGGCACGTCGCCGTGGCATACGGTGTGGAACATCGTGCTGCAACTGCTGGTGCCGTTCGTCGCCGGGCAGTTGCTGCGGCCGATGATTGGCGGATGGATAGACCGTAATCGCGGCGTGCTGAAGTTCGTCGATCAGGGCTCGATCCTGCTGGTGGTGTACGCCGCGTTCAGCGAGGCCGTCAACGAAGGGCTGTGGCATCAGATTCCGCTCGTCGCGCTGGGCGGGCTGCTCGTGGTGTGCGCGGTACTGCTGGCGCTCGCGCTGGCGGTGACGATGTTCGTCGGCAAGCGTCTGGGCTTCAGCCGCGCCGACCAGATCACGATTATCTTCTGCGGTTCGAAGAAGAGCCTCGCCGCCGGTGTGCCGATGGCGAAAGTGATCTTCGCCACCCATGCGGTCGGCGCCGTGGTGCTGCCGCTGATGCTGTTCCATCAGATTCAGCTGATGGTCTGCGCCGCGCTCGCGCAACGCTGGGGCGCACGCGACGTCAGCGCTGAGAAGCGCGCCGCGCAAAAGAGCACGACGGCCGCTGTTGCGCGCCGCTAG
- a CDS encoding porin has product MNTTISRALRTTLKASVIGAMLAVASTSSFAQSSVQLYGQVDEWVGVTKFPGSQSAWNVSGGGMSTSYWGIKGAEDLGNGYKAIFTLEDFFRAQNGKYGRFDGDTFFGRNAYVGIESPYGTLTAGRLTTQLFVSTILFNPFIDSYVFSPMVYHVFLGLGTFPTYTTDMGVVGDSGWNNAVQYSSPDFNGLSGSAMYALGNSADHNGSKKYSAQFLYFHGPFAATGVFQYVNFNNSPTDLGSLVSGLKSQSVGQLGVSYDLKFAKFYGQYMYTKNDQDVGSWHVNTAQGGVSVPLGTGTVMASYAYSRDSGGLDQMHQSAAIGYDYPLSKRTDVYAAYLYDKYTSLASGYTAGVGIRAKF; this is encoded by the coding sequence ATGAATACCACCATCAGCCGTGCGCTGAGAACAACCCTGAAGGCGAGCGTCATCGGCGCCATGCTGGCCGTCGCATCGACGTCGTCGTTCGCGCAGTCGAGCGTGCAGCTTTATGGTCAGGTCGACGAATGGGTCGGCGTCACGAAGTTCCCGGGCAGCCAGAGCGCATGGAACGTGTCGGGTGGCGGTATGTCGACGTCGTACTGGGGCATCAAGGGCGCCGAAGATCTGGGCAACGGCTACAAGGCGATCTTCACACTGGAGGACTTCTTCCGCGCGCAGAACGGCAAGTACGGCCGCTTCGATGGCGACACGTTCTTCGGGCGTAACGCGTACGTCGGCATCGAGTCGCCGTACGGCACGTTGACGGCGGGCCGTCTGACCACGCAACTGTTCGTGTCGACGATTCTGTTCAATCCGTTCATCGACTCGTATGTGTTCTCGCCGATGGTTTATCACGTGTTCCTCGGCCTGGGCACGTTCCCGACCTACACGACGGACATGGGCGTGGTTGGCGATTCCGGCTGGAACAACGCGGTTCAGTATTCGTCGCCGGACTTCAACGGCCTGTCGGGCAGCGCGATGTATGCATTGGGCAATTCGGCCGATCACAACGGCTCGAAAAAATACAGCGCGCAGTTCCTGTATTTCCACGGTCCGTTCGCGGCGACGGGCGTGTTCCAGTACGTGAACTTCAACAACTCGCCCACCGACCTCGGCTCGCTGGTTTCCGGCCTGAAGAGCCAGTCGGTTGGCCAGCTGGGCGTGTCGTACGACCTGAAGTTCGCGAAGTTCTACGGTCAATACATGTACACGAAGAACGATCAGGACGTCGGCAGCTGGCACGTGAATACGGCCCAGGGCGGCGTGTCGGTGCCGCTCGGCACGGGCACGGTGATGGCGTCGTACGCGTACTCGCGCGATTCTGGCGGCCTGGACCAGATGCACCAGTCGGCGGCGATCGGTTACGACTACCCGCTGTCCAAGCGGACCGACGTCTACGCGGCCTATCTCTACGACAAGTACACGAGCCTGGCGTCGGGGTATACGGCCGGCGTCGGTATTCGCGCGAAGTTCTGA
- a CDS encoding LysR family transcriptional regulator translates to MDTLVSMKVFRHVVEVGSFVGAAEKMDMSAAMASKHVMHLEQQLGARLLNRTTRRVAPTEAGREYYERLSQVLSELDEAEQAVGAASIVPQGRLRVSTLSAFGLRHVMSAVADYATQYPQVTVDITLSDRVVELIDEGYDVAIRASPSGLKSSSLIARQVATAHLVLCASPDYIERHGAPKTTADLARHNFIQYAGVSALELVAGANAESARVKLSGNLVVNHLEAQRVVVLQGAALALLGTEVIGDDLAAGRLVPLLVDALPPRELPIHVVYASRRHLSAKVRSFVDFIAERFSSETLWPTLEQIRALAAR, encoded by the coding sequence ATGGATACCCTCGTCAGCATGAAAGTGTTTCGCCACGTGGTCGAGGTCGGCAGCTTCGTCGGCGCGGCGGAGAAGATGGACATGTCGGCGGCGATGGCGAGCAAGCATGTGATGCATCTGGAGCAGCAACTCGGCGCGCGGCTCCTGAACCGGACCACGCGCCGCGTCGCGCCCACGGAAGCGGGCCGCGAGTACTACGAGCGTCTGAGCCAGGTCTTGAGCGAACTCGACGAAGCCGAGCAGGCGGTCGGCGCGGCGAGCATCGTGCCGCAAGGGCGCTTGCGCGTGTCGACGTTGTCCGCGTTCGGCTTGCGGCACGTGATGAGCGCCGTCGCCGACTATGCGACGCAGTATCCGCAAGTCACCGTCGATATCACGCTGTCGGACCGCGTCGTCGAACTGATCGACGAGGGCTACGATGTCGCGATTCGCGCGTCGCCGTCGGGGCTGAAGTCGTCGTCGCTGATCGCGCGCCAGGTGGCGACCGCGCATCTCGTGCTGTGCGCGTCGCCGGACTATATCGAGCGGCACGGCGCGCCCAAAACTACCGCCGATCTCGCGCGCCACAACTTCATCCAGTACGCGGGCGTGTCGGCGCTCGAACTGGTCGCGGGCGCGAATGCCGAAAGCGCGCGCGTCAAGCTGTCGGGCAATCTGGTCGTCAACCATCTGGAGGCGCAGCGCGTCGTCGTGCTGCAGGGCGCGGCGCTCGCGCTGCTCGGCACGGAAGTGATCGGCGACGATCTCGCTGCTGGCCGCCTCGTGCCGCTGCTCGTCGATGCACTGCCGCCGCGCGAGCTACCCATCCATGTCGTCTACGCGAGCCGACGGCATCTGTCGGCAAAGGTGCGCTCATTCGTCGATTTCATCGCGGAGCGTTTTTCGAGCGAGACGCTGTGGCCCACGCTCGAGCAGATCAGGGCGCTCGCCGCGCGGTGA